The following proteins are co-located in the Gloeocapsa sp. PCC 7428 genome:
- a CDS encoding carbohydrate ABC transporter permease, with product MRGNKNTPRYSKSWLDNDAIAAWVFLAPAAIILGIFLLYPIAYLFYLSFTTGSFTSAGIRWVGLRNYLRLILNPDFWQVLGNTAYFTIATVIPSLIIPLGLAALLNRAVILRDFFRSAYFLPSITSLVAAGLGFRWLFQTNGPVNAFLGSFGIEPIPWLGSTTWAMPVLILLSIWKQLGFNMVVFLAGLQAIPPSRYEAAEIDGANAWQQFWHITLPGLRPTLIFATITTAIFTLRSFEQVYVVTGGGPLNSTNLLVYYIYQEAFAQFDFGYAAAAATVLLAVALILVYLQLRTWSEESD from the coding sequence ATGCGGGGTAATAAAAACACTCCTCGATATAGTAAATCGTGGTTGGATAATGATGCGATCGCGGCGTGGGTTTTTCTCGCCCCAGCAGCGATTATTTTGGGAATATTTCTGCTATACCCAATCGCCTATTTGTTTTATCTCAGTTTTACCACTGGTAGTTTTACCTCAGCAGGGATTCGCTGGGTTGGTTTAAGAAACTACTTGCGCTTAATTCTCAATCCTGATTTTTGGCAAGTTCTGGGAAATACAGCTTACTTCACCATTGCCACAGTGATTCCTAGTTTAATCATTCCTTTAGGACTAGCCGCACTTTTAAACCGTGCTGTTATCTTACGAGATTTCTTTCGCAGTGCGTATTTTCTGCCCTCAATCACCTCTTTAGTCGCAGCAGGATTAGGATTTCGTTGGTTATTTCAAACAAATGGTCCTGTAAATGCATTTTTAGGTTCTTTTGGCATCGAACCAATTCCTTGGCTAGGAAGTACTACTTGGGCAATGCCCGTTTTGATTTTACTCAGCATCTGGAAGCAATTAGGTTTCAATATGGTCGTCTTCCTGGCTGGATTACAAGCAATTCCACCGAGTCGCTATGAAGCCGCCGAAATTGACGGCGCTAATGCTTGGCAACAGTTTTGGCATATCACTCTACCAGGATTGCGACCAACCCTGATATTTGCAACGATCACAACCGCGATATTTACGCTACGAAGTTTTGAGCAAGTTTATGTTGTTACAGGGGGAGGTCCTTTAAATTCGACTAATTTATTGGTTTACTATATTTACCAAGAAGCTTTTGCGCAATTTGATTTTGGTTACGCTGCTGCTGCTGCTACGGTACTTTTAGCAGTTGCACTCATCTTGGTTTATTTACAGTTGCGGACTTGGAGTGAAGAGTCAGATTAA
- the arsS gene encoding arsenosugar biosynthesis radical SAM (seleno)protein ArsS (Some members of this family are selenoproteins.), protein MTQTLSVTPFKSKLCSTLTKSKIKVLQINLGKRCNLACMHCHVEAGPKRTEELSPEVCEQLIQVIQNFPEIEIVDLTGGAPEMNYGFKPLVQAARSTGKEVIVRSNLVIYFEPRFTYLPEFFAQNQLHVVASLPCYLSDNVDKMRGSGVFDASIRALQWLNQLGYGKAPNLILDLVFNPQLPTSEEKFSLPPDQGKLEQTYKMFLQEHFGIVFNHLFTIANLPVGRTAGYLQRQKLYSPYLKFLESNFNSGTVEHLMCRSELSVDYLGNIYDCDFNQMMNLPAKTRNGEVLNVAKLLEAGSLDLIDEIQTAPYCYACTAGSGSSCGGALIEE, encoded by the coding sequence ATGACACAAACTCTATCAGTAACACCCTTCAAATCAAAGCTTTGCTCAACTTTAACTAAAAGCAAAATCAAAGTACTACAAATTAATTTGGGTAAGCGTTGTAACTTAGCTTGTATGCATTGCCATGTCGAAGCAGGACCCAAACGTACTGAAGAACTGTCTCCCGAAGTTTGCGAACAACTCATTCAAGTTATTCAAAATTTTCCTGAGATTGAAATTGTCGATCTGACTGGTGGCGCACCAGAAATGAACTATGGATTTAAACCATTAGTGCAAGCCGCAAGAAGTACAGGAAAAGAAGTTATTGTTCGTTCTAATTTAGTCATTTATTTTGAGCCAAGATTTACATATCTACCAGAGTTTTTTGCTCAAAATCAACTTCATGTTGTCGCATCACTGCCTTGTTATCTATCTGATAATGTCGATAAGATGCGCGGTTCTGGCGTTTTCGATGCATCAATTCGAGCTTTACAGTGGCTGAATCAACTCGGATATGGCAAAGCACCAAATCTAATTTTAGACTTAGTCTTTAATCCACAATTACCTACGAGTGAAGAAAAGTTTTCCTTACCTCCAGACCAAGGTAAACTAGAACAAACTTATAAAATGTTCTTGCAAGAACATTTTGGAATTGTGTTTAACCACCTCTTTACGATCGCAAATTTACCTGTAGGTAGGACTGCTGGTTATCTGCAACGGCAAAAACTTTACAGCCCTTATTTAAAGTTTTTAGAAAGTAATTTTAATTCAGGTACTGTAGAGCATTTGATGTGTCGTAGTGAATTATCTGTGGACTATCTAGGAAATATTTACGATTGTGACTTCAATCAAATGATGAATTTACCTGCGAAAACTCGTAACGGTGAAGTGCTAAACGTTGCTAAACTCCTTGAAGCGGGAAGTTTAGATTTAATTGATGAAATTCAAACAGCACCTTATTGTTATGCTTGTACCGCCGGATCGGGTTCGAGTTGTGGTGGCGCTTTAATTGAAGAATAG
- the arsM gene encoding arsenosugar biosynthesis arsenite methyltransferase ArsM, protein MSYLETAAQFYSEVAETPEVGLCCVQSSPLQFPGLKIPSQMQEMNYGCGTTVHPAELVNQPTVLYVGVGGGLEALQFAYFSRRPGGVIAVEPVAAMRLAAKRNLEIAAQQNSWFDSSFVEIREGDAFSLPVADASVDVVAQNCLFNIFAPDDLSQALKEAFRVLKPGGRLQMSDPIATRPIPTHLQQDERLRAMCLSGALTYEQYIEKIVDAGFGQVEIRARRPYRLLDRDTYNLEANLLLESLDSVAFKVPIPEDGACIFTGKTAIYCGKEEFFDDANGHILQRGVPAVVCDKTAAKLGSLLQQEVMITESTWHYVGGGCC, encoded by the coding sequence ATGAGCTATTTAGAAACCGCAGCGCAATTTTATAGTGAAGTTGCCGAAACTCCTGAAGTTGGGCTTTGTTGCGTGCAAAGCAGTCCTTTGCAATTTCCTGGACTCAAGATTCCATCGCAAATGCAAGAAATGAACTATGGTTGTGGAACGACAGTTCATCCGGCTGAACTCGTCAATCAACCAACGGTACTTTATGTTGGTGTAGGCGGTGGTTTAGAAGCTTTACAGTTTGCCTATTTCTCGCGTCGTCCTGGTGGCGTGATTGCAGTAGAACCTGTTGCAGCAATGCGTTTGGCTGCAAAGCGGAATTTAGAGATTGCTGCACAACAGAACTCTTGGTTTGATTCTAGCTTTGTCGAGATTCGCGAAGGTGATGCCTTTAGTTTACCCGTTGCGGATGCTTCGGTTGATGTCGTTGCCCAGAATTGTTTATTTAATATTTTTGCACCAGACGACCTTTCGCAAGCACTCAAAGAAGCATTTCGAGTGTTAAAACCTGGTGGAAGATTGCAAATGAGTGACCCGATCGCTACTCGTCCTATTCCTACACATCTACAACAAGACGAGCGATTACGCGCAATGTGTTTATCAGGCGCACTTACTTACGAACAGTATATTGAAAAAATCGTTGATGCTGGCTTTGGTCAAGTAGAAATTCGGGCGCGTCGTCCTTATCGATTGTTAGATCGCGACACTTACAATTTAGAAGCAAATTTACTTTTAGAAAGTCTCGATTCTGTCGCTTTTAAAGTACCAATTCCCGAAGATGGAGCGTGTATTTTTACCGGTAAAACCGCTATATATTGCGGCAAAGAAGAGTTTTTTGATGACGCTAACGGTCACATTTTACAACGTGGAGTACCAGCCGTTGTCTGCGATAAAACCGCAGCTAAACTCGGCTCGTTGCTACAACAAGAAGTTATGATTACCGAATCAACTTGGCATTACGTCGGTGGTGGTTGCTGTTGA
- a CDS encoding NAD(P)/FAD-dependent oxidoreductase, whose protein sequence is MNAQSPANHFDVIIVGAGPAGLSAALVLGRSRRRVFIIDAGKPRNAVSHTAHSFFSRDGIAPLELLQIGREQLHLYDGVKFQMGEVIDARNLGNQFQVTLNNDAQFTSRKLLLATGVKDILPAIEGFAELWGNSIFHCPYCHGWEVRDQPLAIYGKGEAAFEMALMLTGWSRDLILCSDGSAELSDAQRQRLVSWGIELREEKIARLEHKNGLLTEIVLANGEAIPRRGIFLRPQLQQHSDLAAKLGCELTENKLVEVAEDQQTSVAGVYAVGDTSTLFSQITVAVTSGATAAAFINRTLIEENLMHAR, encoded by the coding sequence ATGAATGCTCAATCACCAGCAAATCACTTTGATGTTATTATCGTTGGCGCAGGTCCCGCAGGGTTAAGCGCGGCTCTTGTATTAGGGCGATCGCGTAGACGTGTTTTCATTATCGATGCTGGCAAACCACGCAACGCCGTGTCTCATACTGCGCATAGTTTTTTCTCACGCGATGGAATCGCGCCCTTAGAACTGTTGCAAATCGGACGCGAGCAATTACATCTTTATGATGGCGTAAAGTTTCAGATGGGAGAAGTCATTGATGCTAGGAATTTAGGCAATCAATTTCAAGTTACTCTCAACAATGATGCTCAATTTACTTCTCGAAAGCTACTATTAGCTACAGGCGTAAAAGATATTTTACCTGCAATTGAAGGATTTGCTGAACTTTGGGGAAACAGCATTTTTCACTGTCCCTATTGTCATGGTTGGGAAGTTCGAGATCAACCTCTAGCGATCTATGGTAAAGGCGAAGCCGCATTTGAAATGGCATTAATGCTTACAGGCTGGAGCCGCGATTTAATTCTTTGTTCGGATGGTTCTGCTGAATTAAGTGATGCACAGCGCCAACGATTAGTTAGCTGGGGAATTGAACTGCGCGAAGAAAAAATCGCCCGTCTTGAGCATAAGAATGGATTGCTGACAGAGATTGTGTTAGCAAACGGCGAAGCAATCCCACGTCGAGGTATTTTCCTGCGCCCTCAACTGCAACAGCATAGTGACTTAGCCGCAAAGCTAGGATGTGAGTTGACTGAAAATAAGCTTGTAGAAGTTGCTGAGGATCAACAAACCTCTGTTGCTGGAGTTTATGCTGTTGGTGATACATCTACTCTGTTTTCGCAAATTACTGTAGCAGTTACCAGTGGCGCAACTGCTGCGGCTTTCATAAATCGCACCCTGATTGAAGAAAACTTGATGCACGCGCGTTAA
- a CDS encoding FMN-binding negative transcriptional regulator, translating to MYRPTAFQEDNVDKLVSFMRTNSFATLVSIVDGVPCASHIPLVVTLQEDVVKLSGHLAKQNPQWQAFDTAESLAIFTGAHAYISPTLYEKHESVPTWNYIAVHAYGIPKIMTFNNTPQSVDKMINDMIDTYEAEYKLHWHGLSDGFREGMMNGIVGFEMTVTRLEGKYKLSQNRSQTDQQNVSKELLKSSDAATRAIGTQMKQNIEKNE from the coding sequence ATGTACAGACCAACAGCTTTTCAAGAAGACAATGTAGATAAACTGGTTTCTTTTATGAGAACCAATAGTTTCGCTACTTTGGTATCAATTGTAGATGGTGTGCCGTGCGCTTCTCACATCCCGCTTGTTGTGACATTGCAGGAAGATGTTGTTAAATTGAGCGGTCATCTTGCGAAGCAAAATCCGCAGTGGCAAGCTTTTGATACGGCAGAATCACTAGCTATCTTTACTGGAGCACACGCTTACATTTCTCCTACCTTGTATGAAAAACACGAGAGCGTACCAACTTGGAACTATATTGCAGTTCATGCGTATGGTATTCCCAAAATTATGACGTTCAATAACACACCACAATCAGTGGACAAAATGATCAATGACATGATCGATACCTATGAAGCTGAATATAAATTACATTGGCATGGTTTATCCGATGGATTTCGTGAAGGGATGATGAATGGCATTGTAGGATTTGAAATGACAGTGACGCGCTTGGAGGGTAAGTACAAACTTAGTCAAAACCGTAGTCAAACTGATCAGCAGAATGTATCAAAGGAACTTTTAAAGAGTTCAGATGCAGCTACTCGTGCTATTGGTACACAAATGAAACAGAACATCGAGAAAAATGAGTAA
- a CDS encoding ACT domain-containing protein, whose translation MSGETNLAVLLRSMNPILRDEEYVFCSVNHHDNSYLKLEPICVFREDEGLTLIVRRDRADAADISYSSVFRMVTLSVHSSLDAVGFLATITSKLAQYGISVNLVSAYYHDHLFIPAARACKVMRLLQEFSTP comes from the coding sequence ATGTCAGGTGAAACGAATTTAGCAGTTTTACTCCGATCAATGAATCCGATTTTGCGTGATGAAGAATACGTTTTTTGCAGTGTGAATCATCACGATAATAGTTATTTGAAACTTGAGCCTATCTGTGTATTTCGCGAAGATGAAGGACTAACACTGATAGTAAGGCGCGATCGCGCGGATGCTGCGGATATTTCTTATTCGTCAGTTTTTCGGATGGTAACACTATCAGTTCACTCTAGCCTCGATGCTGTAGGATTTCTAGCGACGATTACTAGTAAACTTGCACAATATGGCATTAGTGTCAACCTAGTTTCAGCATATTATCACGACCACTTATTCATTCCAGCGGCACGAGCGTGTAAAGTCATGAGGCTGTTGCAAGAGTTCTCGACACCGTAA
- a CDS encoding alpha-amylase family glycosyl hydrolase, whose protein sequence is MKLLPLDKLGAREIADGVVEFGLFLPWVSASDEYQLWLKIIHEKDQFLQDILPHEFELTHSVDAEYGDYWSVKVDIKSEAFTQRKHPKSAWGTEGKYVYRYCLRHRDRTEIDWIIDPFAREFGVGKLSAFTLGYRPYEWSIEENEWKTPALHDLILYELMITEFGGDIDGAIAQLDYLANLGINCIEVMPVSNVGLTVDWGFLPIGYFGVDERFGNRKDLQRFIDAAHQRKIAVILDAVYGHTSDSFPYSYVYRQLGYRENPFMGTFAKDYFGESTDFNRQFTQDFFYTVNYHWLETYHVDGFRYDCVPNYWDGATGVGYANLTFNTYQTIKDKHSAGGYWERFFENGKINLIQCAEQLEAPQEILATTYSNCTWQNETLGAVKGVASGNRDELTNLGFRFGLMNYPQTLTTNNDTVQKTALQYIENHDHSRFVCNFGVINRDNELLREGDRTLWYKVQPYLIGMLTASGIPMLWQGQEFGENYYIPDQGFGRVMLFRPVRWDYFYDSIGKSVVSLVRKLVKLRRERSHFRTGEHFFYNHYERYHSKNVLLFSRYQQNAFSLVALNFGDTAQTVPFWFPIAGNYREELHGENLHDVPLAETWITIPGNYGRIWTSLATEVTT, encoded by the coding sequence ATGAAACTTTTACCTTTAGATAAGCTAGGCGCTAGAGAAATTGCTGATGGCGTTGTCGAATTTGGGTTGTTTCTTCCTTGGGTATCTGCAAGTGATGAATATCAACTGTGGTTAAAAATTATTCACGAGAAAGATCAGTTTCTTCAAGATATTCTTCCGCATGAGTTTGAATTAACACATTCAGTTGATGCAGAATACGGTGATTACTGGTCGGTTAAAGTCGATATTAAAAGCGAGGCGTTTACACAAAGAAAACATCCGAAATCAGCGTGGGGAACCGAAGGTAAATATGTTTATCGCTACTGCTTAAGACATCGCGATCGCACAGAAATTGATTGGATTATCGATCCTTTCGCCAGAGAATTTGGCGTTGGTAAACTTTCTGCATTTACACTAGGATATCGACCTTACGAATGGAGTATAGAAGAAAATGAGTGGAAAACTCCAGCCTTGCATGATTTGATTCTGTATGAACTCATGATTACCGAGTTTGGCGGTGACATTGATGGTGCGATCGCACAGCTTGATTATCTAGCCAATTTAGGTATTAATTGTATCGAAGTCATGCCAGTTTCTAACGTCGGTCTGACAGTTGATTGGGGATTTTTACCGATTGGTTACTTTGGAGTTGATGAAAGATTTGGTAATCGCAAAGATTTACAACGATTCATCGATGCTGCACATCAAAGAAAGATTGCGGTAATTTTAGACGCAGTTTATGGTCATACTAGTGACAGTTTTCCTTACAGTTACGTTTATCGCCAGCTAGGTTATCGTGAAAATCCATTTATGGGAACTTTTGCTAAAGACTATTTCGGCGAAAGTACTGATTTTAATCGTCAGTTTACCCAAGACTTTTTCTATACAGTTAATTATCACTGGCTGGAAACATATCACGTTGATGGTTTTCGCTACGATTGCGTACCCAACTACTGGGATGGTGCAACAGGTGTAGGTTATGCAAATTTAACTTTTAACACTTATCAAACCATCAAAGATAAACACAGCGCTGGCGGATACTGGGAAAGATTTTTTGAGAATGGCAAAATTAATTTAATTCAGTGTGCAGAACAATTAGAAGCACCGCAAGAAATTTTAGCAACAACTTATAGTAACTGTACTTGGCAAAATGAGACGCTAGGCGCAGTGAAAGGCGTTGCTTCAGGAAATCGTGATGAGTTAACAAATTTAGGGTTTCGCTTTGGTTTGATGAATTATCCTCAAACGTTAACAACAAACAACGACACAGTACAAAAAACTGCATTGCAATATATCGAGAATCACGATCATTCTCGGTTTGTGTGCAACTTTGGCGTTATTAACCGCGATAATGAGTTACTCAGAGAAGGCGATCGCACTCTCTGGTACAAAGTTCAACCTTACCTCATTGGAATGTTAACAGCTAGCGGTATTCCGATGTTATGGCAAGGGCAAGAATTTGGCGAAAACTATTATATTCCCGATCAAGGCTTTGGGCGTGTGATGCTGTTTCGCCCTGTACGTTGGGATTACTTCTACGATTCTATTGGTAAAAGTGTCGTTTCTCTGGTGCGCAAATTAGTCAAACTTCGCCGCGAGCGATCGCACTTTCGTACTGGGGAGCATTTCTTTTACAATCATTACGAGCGCTATCATTCCAAAAATGTCTTGCTGTTTTCCCGCTACCAACAAAACGCTTTTAGTTTAGTAGCGTTGAATTTTGGCGATACTGCACAAACTGTACCGTTTTGGTTTCCCATTGCTGGAAACTATCGTGAGGAATTGCATGGGGAAAACTTGCATGATGTTCCGCTTGCGGAAACTTGGATTACTATTCCTGGTAACTACGGGCGAATTTGGACTAGCTTGGCGACTGAAGTCACTACTTAA
- the purN gene encoding phosphoribosylglycinamide formyltransferase — MSSNLDRFSLDSTLSLVSPSVSPRDITLKVPLKLGILASGNGSNFAAVADAIAQGKLNAQIQVLIYNNPEAKAAKRALQRNIPAILLNHRDFASREDLDAQIVKTLREYNVEWVIMAGWMRIVTPVLINAFPNRIINIHPSLLPSFKGVRAIEQALAAKVKITGCTAHFVSLEVDSGTILVQAAVPVLPDDTPETLHARIQVQEHRILPQAIALAASSINSI; from the coding sequence ATGTCCAGCAATTTAGATCGATTTAGCCTTGATTCTACTCTGAGTCTAGTTTCTCCCTCAGTATCACCACGCGACATAACACTAAAAGTTCCGCTAAAACTCGGAATTCTCGCCTCTGGTAATGGTAGTAACTTTGCAGCCGTTGCGGATGCGATCGCGCAAGGAAAACTCAACGCTCAAATCCAAGTTCTGATTTACAATAACCCAGAAGCGAAAGCCGCAAAACGTGCCCTACAGCGAAACATCCCAGCAATTTTGTTAAACCACCGCGATTTTGCCTCTAGAGAAGACCTAGATGCGCAAATTGTCAAGACTTTACGCGAATATAATGTCGAATGGGTAATTATGGCAGGATGGATGCGTATTGTCACTCCAGTTTTGATCAATGCTTTCCCCAATCGAATCATTAATATTCACCCTAGTTTGCTACCCAGCTTTAAAGGTGTCCGCGCCATTGAACAAGCATTAGCTGCAAAAGTGAAAATTACAGGCTGTACCGCCCACTTTGTCAGTCTCGAAGTAGATAGCGGTACGATTTTGGTTCAAGCCGCCGTGCCAGTCTTACCCGACGATACCCCAGAAACGCTTCACGCGCGGATTCAAGTTCAAGAACATCGAATTTTACCGCAGGCGATCGCCCTTGCAGCCTCCAGCATCAATAGTATTTGA
- a CDS encoding FdhF/YdeP family oxidoreductase, whose protein sequence is MDTHPQSKPPFHETNEDTPEIGGGLPVIEYWAKHTLSPEGSKLWKTLFHHSACLSCSWGTGGQKGGFTNEVGEKLQRCMKSVEAISAEIQPPVPKHFFETHSIVELQQLSSLEADRLGRLSFPVILRAGSSHYDRISWDEIYAIATTAFQKPPERVASYSSGRGSNEAAFLLQLMLRTLGSNNLADCSDLCHAPSTTALKAMFGTNTSIVSLESLKQADCVVLAGANSAYNHPRLMNELIKIRDRGGKVIVINPVMEIGLVKFGSPAFPVKSLIPGSEIASLYLQPIPGSDVALFVGIQKALIEKGYIDRAFLQARAEGWEAVIEDARSLSWETITATCGVSQPEIETAATIIGTSKNVVFGWAMGITQHTNGVDNVYSIANTALISGQIGKMGAGVMPVRGHSNVQGFGSMGVTVKLKEEIKQALEQLLGRSLNLPQGYHTRDLIEAADAGKVDTLICVGGNLYGANPDSTQAKRALGNIDTIIYLATKPNIGHFHGLAKTNTIIIPVLNRFENPHKTTVESGNNFVRLNDEGKTHLKNADLISEVEFLTELAHRLLGDYPVEWRKMQDTRYVRQLIAKTIPGYEKIATIDDTKEEFTISGRIVTEPHFKTPSGKAKMFATPLPKLTLPAPQDFGVESDNCLVLALMTGRSYSQHNTVVYKIGDRYRGMPHRHCILMNRIDAEKINLAQGDRVTVQGDAGRLDNIEVIYGAVREGAALMFYPEVNVIFKAKTETRSGTPAYKRVPVVVYPN, encoded by the coding sequence ATGGATACTCATCCACAATCCAAACCACCGTTTCATGAAACTAATGAGGATACACCTGAAATAGGTGGTGGGCTACCTGTTATTGAGTATTGGGCAAAGCATACGCTATCGCCGGAAGGTTCAAAGCTGTGGAAAACGCTGTTTCATCATAGTGCTTGTTTATCCTGTTCTTGGGGTACAGGTGGGCAAAAAGGTGGATTTACGAACGAAGTCGGTGAAAAGTTGCAACGTTGCATGAAAAGTGTTGAAGCAATCTCAGCCGAAATTCAGCCTCCAGTACCAAAACATTTCTTTGAAACTCATTCAATTGTCGAACTGCAACAATTATCTTCGCTAGAAGCCGATCGCTTGGGAAGACTGAGTTTTCCAGTAATTCTCCGCGCGGGAAGTTCGCACTACGATCGCATTTCTTGGGATGAGATATATGCGATCGCTACCACCGCTTTTCAGAAACCACCCGAACGCGTTGCGTCTTATAGTTCGGGGCGTGGTTCTAATGAAGCGGCGTTTTTACTACAACTGATGCTGCGAACGCTCGGTTCTAATAATCTCGCAGATTGTTCAGATTTGTGTCATGCACCTTCCACAACCGCGCTTAAAGCGATGTTTGGCACAAACACCTCAATTGTCAGCTTAGAAAGCTTGAAACAAGCAGATTGTGTAGTATTGGCAGGCGCAAATTCTGCGTATAATCATCCTCGTTTGATGAATGAGTTGATCAAAATACGCGATCGCGGTGGTAAAGTCATTGTCATTAATCCGGTGATGGAAATCGGGTTAGTGAAATTTGGTTCGCCTGCATTTCCTGTCAAATCTTTGATTCCTGGTTCGGAAATTGCTTCACTGTATCTTCAGCCGATTCCTGGTAGTGATGTCGCATTGTTTGTTGGTATCCAAAAAGCGTTAATAGAAAAAGGATACATTGACCGAGCGTTTTTACAAGCACGCGCTGAAGGTTGGGAAGCCGTCATAGAAGACGCGCGATCGCTTTCTTGGGAAACTATCACCGCCACTTGTGGAGTTTCTCAACCAGAAATTGAAACAGCCGCAACAATCATTGGCACATCAAAGAATGTTGTCTTTGGTTGGGCAATGGGAATTACGCAACATACCAACGGCGTTGATAATGTTTATAGCATTGCAAACACGGCATTAATTAGCGGTCAAATTGGCAAAATGGGAGCCGGAGTGATGCCTGTACGCGGACATTCTAACGTGCAGGGCTTTGGTTCTATGGGCGTGACAGTCAAACTCAAGGAAGAAATTAAGCAGGCGTTAGAACAGCTTTTAGGGCGATCGCTCAACTTACCACAAGGGTATCATACCCGCGATCTCATCGAAGCCGCTGACGCAGGTAAGGTAGACACACTTATTTGTGTTGGCGGTAATCTTTACGGTGCAAATCCTGACTCGACACAAGCAAAACGCGCTTTAGGCAACATCGACACCATAATTTATCTTGCTACTAAACCAAACATCGGACACTTCCACGGACTCGCAAAAACAAATACGATTATTATCCCTGTTCTCAATCGTTTTGAAAACCCGCATAAAACAACAGTTGAATCAGGTAACAACTTCGTGCGACTCAACGACGAAGGTAAAACGCATTTAAAAAATGCCGATCTGATTTCAGAAGTAGAGTTTTTAACCGAACTCGCGCATCGATTACTGGGTGACTATCCTGTCGAGTGGCGTAAGATGCAAGATACGCGCTATGTACGGCAACTCATTGCAAAAACCATTCCAGGGTACGAAAAAATTGCAACTATCGATGACACCAAGGAAGAATTTACTATTTCTGGGCGGATTGTCACTGAACCTCACTTCAAGACGCCTTCAGGAAAGGCAAAAATGTTCGCAACACCATTGCCTAAACTTACCCTACCCGCACCCCAAGATTTTGGTGTTGAATCTGATAACTGTCTCGTTCTCGCATTAATGACAGGGCGCAGCTATTCACAACACAACACCGTTGTTTACAAAATTGGCGATCGCTATCGCGGAATGCCTCATCGCCACTGCATTCTGATGAACCGCATCGATGCTGAGAAAATAAATTTGGCACAAGGCGATCGCGTCACTGTACAAGGTGACGCAGGTAGGTTAGACAACATAGAAGTCATTTACGGTGCAGTGCGAGAGGGCGCGGCGTTGATGTTCTACCCTGAAGTGAATGTTATCTTCAAGGCAAAAACCGAGACGCGATCCGGTACACCTGCTTACAAGCGAGTGCCAGTGGTTGTTTATCCTAATTAG
- a CDS encoding AraC family transcriptional regulator gives MQSDSLLCQIPGENPPQPIFEQTVRLNGSGVSYACSNPNHFPEHTDPHVKISIPLANSSFHATWQTATGQRKQQHVQAGHVSILPANLPHETLLESKQEMIVINFEPILLEQIADELGNQKIEIVEKWAAQDPLVRQLGIDLRGEFQLRVPRLLYIESVIHVLANHLIKHYSTTCIPFEDASAKLPIQKLEHIIAYIDDQLEQNVTLSELANVVQMSQYRFARAFKQSTGLSPHQYLLSQRIERAKKLLSETQLSIADISYQLGFASQSHFTATFRRLTTVTPSVYRTTIGASF, from the coding sequence ATGCAATCAGATAGCCTACTTTGTCAAATTCCTGGCGAAAATCCGCCACAGCCGATTTTTGAGCAAACGGTACGCTTGAATGGTAGCGGTGTTTCCTACGCCTGTAGCAATCCAAATCATTTTCCAGAACACACCGATCCTCATGTCAAAATTTCTATTCCGCTTGCAAACTCTTCATTTCACGCAACTTGGCAAACTGCAACAGGTCAACGCAAGCAACAACACGTTCAAGCCGGACACGTTTCGATTCTACCTGCAAACTTACCTCATGAAACCCTGCTAGAAAGCAAACAGGAAATGATAGTTATTAATTTTGAACCTATCTTACTTGAGCAAATTGCTGATGAGTTGGGCAATCAAAAGATTGAAATTGTTGAGAAGTGGGCAGCGCAAGATCCGTTAGTTCGTCAGCTTGGAATAGACTTGCGTGGAGAATTTCAACTGCGAGTACCAAGGCTTTTATATATTGAATCAGTAATTCATGTTCTTGCAAATCATTTGATTAAGCACTATTCAACAACTTGTATTCCGTTTGAAGATGCGAGTGCTAAACTTCCAATTCAGAAACTAGAACACATAATTGCCTATATCGACGACCAGCTTGAACAAAATGTAACACTGAGCGAACTTGCAAATGTTGTGCAGATGAGTCAATATCGCTTTGCACGAGCGTTCAAACAGTCTACGGGTCTTTCTCCTCATCAATATTTACTTTCTCAAAGAATTGAAAGGGCTAAGAAGCTCTTAAGCGAGACACAATTATCAATTGCAGATATCAGTTATCAACTTGGATTTGCAAGTCAGAGTCACTTTACGGCTACGTTTCGTCGATTGACTACAGTCACTCCTAGCGTGTATCGAACAACTATAGGGGCAAGTTTTTGA